The window CTGTTTGAAAACGTGCTCTTTCAggtggttcaaaaatagtgtccacgtctctgtgctttcattagcacaaatagcaaaagctagaggaaatatctatccattagcatccactgccacaactatcaatagcttgatatcgtactttccatagacatgagtttcgtctatggatattacgggccgaCAATGCGAAAAACCttcaattgctggcttaaacgcccagaacacgtaattgaatatgtattctggtgttcccggactacgctcaagcttccattcaacaactgtaCCGAGGTTAAAGTACTGtagtgcggccatgtactttggcagagatgcaaatgacttatcccaattaccgtagacaatttcaaatgctcgtttgcgcccgagaaatgcctttcttttcataatggtatggccatattcctggtggactgatgtaatgcactctttgattttataccttatggacgcttcgaggtgtggaataagtacaagagaaatcaagtcaatagccaagttgaagtgattcccgttgaatgtgtccatttcgcatgtgtgggtgggaatgtatttacccactttccacatacccgtcttcttcttggtcgcacgcaacatccaattacatggccaaaaccacctacgacaaataaccttgtataccatcggacttgactcccatacctgcatctcacaacactcttttacgttgtgcattttacaagccctgcttacgcgcgctttatcaggaaaaaaacATCCCCTTTggaagcaccgttggtctagactcatcccacattgctgtccagatttcatcaaaatcccttgtgagagcttccacatccggcacggttggcaagttatcaatgtaaggaatctcccttgaatgaaacggcacttcagactcgtacactcttcatctagggggtctctcttcaaatcaCGTCCTTCCTCCTTATCCTGcgcatcaccatcctcacgaggaaAGGGTGTCTCATCTCCGGATTCATCGacattgttatcgtaatcactgttctattcctcactctgtgcatctacTAGATCCCGATGTAATACGCCATTTTCGGGCAATTAAGTGAGTACgagtggttcaacttgctcgtttttactgcacaaccaacaaaaatataagctactgaattaataaatgctttccatatggctatatcacttcacttacaagtcgtagtgtgatgaaattccatgatggacgttttcaattaggtgatgactactgaatgggccacttgtaaaattcatatctggccggtactccctattaaatatatgagcgttaatacaaattcaatacaccaaaaatatacataattaacacaaataaaaattgaattttaccactcgtcttgtgaattatggaaagcagggtataaattattttctcgctgctcattcgccggcggtgataagtttaaatcaaggaaaactctttcatccggaacctgtccggcaaaaactgctccagaataaccacccgatgactgggggttatctctactacgcacaacctcatTTTTTTGGAACAACTTCAACCTTTACGTaaatctccaacattgtgattacaagaaattcccggcattcATCCGGGCTcctcagaaaatcactcaaagtttcatcatcgtcgatgttaaactccgagtaaaaagcaaccccttgtGGAGTGACGGAATACGAATATCTTCtggttactttaagtatcactgaacatttcatcacactcatttttttgcataacaacgatatcaatttatcgtactccattgtaagtggcaatttaacatgacactgagcaggtaaactgtagcccacagagttattctccatcacaacctcaccccctcaatataatgaaactcttattctacgctgttcagacataatgaaaaaatgctggagaatttaacaacaataaacgtttcaacaagagtATGGAAATGGCTAGCCGGAAAATTTCTACGCTATACACCTTTTGAATGAATTTATATATaatcctaacctctttatataggaaatggctagtcagaattttttttatatatagcgcccaaaaagtgggcactatacgcttttgagttattgaagtcaggaattattggtggggccagAAAAAGGTATATAGCACCCAAATTCTGGACGCTATACATAAAGTTTTATGTATAGCGTCGGGTATTTGGGCGCTATACTATTAGTGTCagctttttatatatagcgcccaaatacTGGGCGCTATACTTTAATGACACAGTtaacgttaatgtatagcgcccaaTATTTGGGCGCTATAAATAAAAATGTCATCTTTTTTTTACACCTATTAAGGTGCTActtgtccaaaagaaccacattttggttccaaACTCGGTTTAATGTGCAATTCCCTGACATGATGTTTTAAGGTTGGTCCTACCGTAGTTCTGGATAATCTCCACGTTAAGACTAATTTTGTGTCATTTTCGGGCATTTTTCTTTTCATTGAAATGTGACAAAAAGAGgcaaacaagaaaaaagaaaccaGTTTCCCTGTTATCTTAGGCCCTAGGGTAAAGATACTGAGGAGCCAgtgccaaaaaagaaaaaaaacgattAGCCCTTACCGAAAGGCGAATATGATTTTTCATAATCATTAAAATTTGAGCGCAAGGAAATGAACTTATAAAGAATTTTAATGTTTATTTACTGGTCTACTGAGTTACTATATTTTACCTCTCTTCTTAAAGAAAAAACTGTATATAATAACATTTGTAATGTACCCTCATAGTTGCATACAATAGGAAAAGAAGTTTGAGAAGTTTTTCATCATTTTGGGccctaaaaatttaaaaagaaaagatacTAAATAAAGGACTCCCTTATTATCAATACTTcttgatggactgctactttgaAGTTGGACTCATTCATGTTTGAATATTTGGAGCCTAGCTAGCCACCTTATCAACTTGGTCGTTGGGGCTGTCAAACATTATGCATCAATGCATGAAGAAATGCAGAATTGAGACAAGAAGATATGAGAGCAACATTGATTGTAATTGCTTAGATGAAAATGATGAGTTACAACTCTACTTATCTAAATAACTCACTAACCAACTAAAGCAACTAATGTCCAGCTTTACAAATTAACTCTAACTACCTATTAACTAAAGTTATCAACTAACCATGGTTAACTTAATTAATGGCTATCCTTTACACCCCCTCAATCTAGGAGGTATGAAGATGTTCTTCATTCCTAGCTTGGATACAAAATACTCATGTAGAAGTCGACCAAGACCCTTAGTGAGCACATCTGCCTGCTGCTCTGTTGCGGCTAGATAAAGGGTGTTGACAATACCCTGTTGAACCTTCTCACAGATGAAATGACAGTCGATGTCAACGTGCTTAGCGCGTTCGTGAAAAACAGGATTGGCACTAATTTGGATAGCAGATTTGCTATCACAATTTATGGGAACAGGGGATGGAGAAGAGACCCCTAATTCCTTGAACAACCCCTGCAACCAAACAACCTCTGCCACAGTCGAGGATAAACTACAATATTCTGCTTCAGCCGAGCTGCGGGAAATGGTGGATTGCTTCTTAGATCTCCATGAAATCGGAGAGTCAATTAGTTTAACAAGATAGACAGTAACTGATTTTCTGGAGTTCGGACATGCAGCTCAATCAACATCGCAGAAAGCTACCAAAGATTCTGAATATTGAGCCTTCATTAAGATCCATAATCCAAGGCAGGATTCAATGTACCTCACCACACGAATTGCTTGCCTCCATATGAGACTCTTTAGGACTATGCATGAACTGACTGAGACATTGGACATCAAAAGAAATATCTGGACGGGTAGCTGAGAGATAAAGCAAGCAACCAAATAATCTTTGATATGGACCAGGATAAGATAAGGATGGATCATCAGTGACACCCATGTGAGTGCCAAATTTAGTAGTGGTAAGCTTTTGATTCACCTCCATAGGAGATGCAACATGCTTGGACCCTAAGAGGCCCAAATATACATTCAACTCTAGTGAGTATTTCCTCTAATGCATCAAGATCCCCTCTACACTTCTAGCAAATTCGATGCCCAAGAAAAATCTAAGCTCACCTAAGTCTTTGATCCTGAAATTGTTTTGTAAGACAAGTTTGGTAGCTTGAATCAACTGAGAGTCATCACCTGTGATgaggatatcatcaacatacaccagCACCACTACTATCTTGGCTGCAACTTTCTTAGTGAACAAAGAATAATCCAGATGACTTTGAATAAAACCAGAATCAATGAGATCTAAGGTTAATTTGAGGTTCCATTGACATGAGGCTTGCTTAAGCCCATAGATGGACTTATGTAGCATGCATACTAATGATTTATCACCAGAACTGCTGAAGCCTTGTAGTATCTACATATAGACTTCCTCAGTTAAATCCCCTTGCAAGAAGGTATTAtagacatccatttgatggataaTCCACTGCCTGGAAGCTGCAAGAGCAATTACACTTCTGACATTAACCATCTTAACCACATGAGAGAATGTTTCTTGATATTCAAGACCTTTTCTCTGATTAAATCCTTTAGCCACAAGCCTTGATTTGTATCTCTCAACTTCTTATGAGGCATTGTATTTAATTTTGTAAATCAACTTGCATCCTATTACTTTCTTCCCTTTGGGTAAAGGTACAATATCCCATGTCTTATTGTCCTCTAATGCTTTGATTTCAGCCTTCATGGGATTTGCCCATTTGGTATCCTTAGCTGCTGCACCATAGCTAGTAGGCTCTTCCTCAATGGATATCTTGGACAGGTAACTTTGATACTTGAAAGATAGGCCATCATAGCCTATAACAACATAAATGGGATATCTGCAACAATTAACACCTTTATCCTTTCCTGGAATAATGTAATCTTGAAGCCAAGCTGGAGGTTTGGAAACTCTGGTTGACTTTCTGACATCAATTTCATGAGATTCTGTATTGACTATTGTATGCTCCTCTGTTGTATTGACTGTTGCACACTCCTCTATAACAGACTCTCTATGAGTATCTACATTCTTCTCTGGTTTAAGTTCATGTGTAGGTGATCAAACTAGCAGGATCATCAGGTGCCACATTGGTTTGAGGAAGAGACTTGTCAGTATGGCAATGTACTGAAGGAAGAACAGGGGCTACAGGGCCTTCTGAAGTATCATCCAAGAGCTCTTGTCTTGGTATAACATGAGAATCAAGAAACAAATGCTCAAATTTGTAAGAcaattattgaaaaggaaaaacatcttCATGGAAAGCAACATCTCTAGTGataaaaataactctattttcaaTGTCTAGCCGCTTGTATCCCTTTTGGTATAGTGCATATCCAAGCAAGATAAATCTCACTGCTCTAGGACTGAATTTGTCTGTCGTAGTCAAGTTGGTGGCAAAACATAAGCACCCTATAACCCTTAGATGTGCAAATGAAGGTTGTTTGTGGTGCAACAGCTCATAGGGAGTTCTATTCTGGAGGACAGTGGATGGTATCCTGTTAATTATGTAGACTGCTGCATCAATATGATAACCTTAAAACATGGCTGGGAGATTCCCCTGAAACCTAATGGCCCTAGCTATCTCTAAGATGTGTCTGTGCATCATTTCTACAATCCTATTTTGTTGAGGAGTGTAAGGACATACGCTTTGATATAAAATTCCATGTGAAGTGAACACTTCCTTGCAAGTACTGTTGAAGAATTCAACACCATTATCAGATATGAACTTCTTTATTATTTTCTGAAACTGAGTCTTTTCCATGATAATGAAACCTTTAAgtaacacaacaacatcagattTAAACTTCATTAGAAATAACCTTGTATATCTTGTACAATCATTAACCAAAGTAAGGAAAAATCACATACCATTATGTGTTGCTACTCTACAGGGACCCTAAACATCCATGTGAATGAGCTCAAAACTATCTAAACATATGCTAGAACTTATTGGAAAAGGAAGCCTAGTCTGCCTCGCAAGAGGACAGACAATACATTTATTTAACAACTTGTTGGAGTGAAAACTATTGTTGCCTTGGAAAACAGGAATTCTCTTTAAAACTGAAACATGCACATGCCCCATCTGCTTATGCCATAAAGCTGTTGAGCCATCTCTAGCAATGCCTTTAGTGACTGCAAAAGAATGTGGGACTGCAACTCTTTTATTCTTTGCTAACGACTGTATGTAGTATAGTCCATCTAATTCTCTATCAATCTCTTTCACCCTTCCATACAAGAGTTCTTGAAACACACAAAATGTTGGGAAGAATGTGACATAACAATTCAAGTCCTTTATCAACTTTGACACAGACACAAGATTGAATCTGAATGCTGGTACGCATAGGACATTACTAAGGACATCACCTCCTGAGAGTTGGTGGTTCCCTCTGTGTGTGATTGCAATTGAATCCCCTGTAGGAAACTGCACCTGCCCTATATTGCCTACTAATGCAAgattttcaagcaagtccttatTTCCTGTCACATGATTGGTAACACCTGTATCTATAATATAATTAGAGCTATCTACATCATTACAAACATAGTTACCTGCCATATTTAAACTGACAGTTGAATCACCAATGGAAGTTTTCTACAATAGTTGTAAAATCTGAGAGTATTGCTCTTGTGTGAACCTTTGAGTGGGAACTCCAGGGCTGTTCATCTACCAGTTGCTTCCATGTGTAGGTGCTATGGTAGAAACTCCAGAATTGGAGAATTACATGCCATTTCCTTCCATCTACACAACATTTGCTCTAATACCATGCCAAACATTGTGCATCAATGCAGAATTGAGAGAAGAAGATCTGGGAGCAACATTGATTGTAATTGCTTAGAATAATGAGTTACAACTCTATTTATCTAGATATCTCACTAACCGACTAAAGCAACTAATGTCTAGCTGTACAAATTAACTCTAACTACCTATTAACTAAAGTTATCAACTAACCATGATTAATTTAATTAACAACTATCCTTTATAGGGGTTGTTAATTAGCTCAAGATTGCTCCTATTTGGTATACTtgtattttcattttaaaatatcaaTACCTCTCAATGATTTCCAGCTCATTTACTCAATAAAACTCTGTTCCTTGATTTTGGGATTCACGAAAATAGTTTACATGCTATTTTTTCTAAATACAGTTCActttgttgggaataaaccccctaccaaaataatattcacggtaataaaagcggaataataatgtagcaccgagatacggtaattaacaagaataaaagagtaacaatgacaccaagatttttacgtggaaaacccttctgaataagggaaaaaccacgaccccgagaggagcaactgatatcactatagtaaggaatttacactttgtaggcccgggtaaaatactacaaagaccactacaatactcaaaagaaataaccctcttttgatatttcacctcactataatattgctcacactctctattttcttcacagactattttcttataccctgtttgtgaaacctcactctttatTTCTAGCTCTCAGATATATTTTCCTCTGAGATTGTGATAAAAGAATGAAAGCCGAAGCTCTCATTTTATAGGCAAAATATGCCTACCAACCTTGACCTTTCAACTTCTGCAGCCTGTCATTTTTGACAGAAAAATGAGAAACGTGAGCTGCCTGcttctgccaactttgaaaatgaagaagaaaggaagaaaataacttcCTTAAAATGTGGGCTGGACCCCACAgatctccccctccagtcccaTTCACCCGAAGGAGGTAACTTCGCAGTTTCTAGTTTGAGTGTATGtggacaagttctttgcataactcaaacttgtctcttggtaccacttTGGTCAGCATATCGGAAGGATTCTCACTTGTATGAATCTTTTTGACCTGTAAAGATTCGTTCTCCACCTGCTCatgaatccaatgatatctcacatctatgtgtttggtccttgcatggtacatagagttcttgctaaggtctattgcactttgactatcataatagacgacatactccttctgatgcaatccaagctcttgaaggaatcgtttgagccatatcatctccttgctagtttctgtagcggcaatgtactctgcttcagttgttgaaagtgcaacagACCTCTGCAACTTAGACttccatgatatagctccccctgaaaatgtaaacaaatatccagaagtggattttctgttgtcaatgtcacctgccatatcagcatctgtatagtctttcaagattggatcagatcctccaaagcacaaaaaatctcccgtggtacctctcaggtacctgagtatccacttgactgcttcccaatgttcctttccaggattttcaagaaacctgctgacaacaccaactgcatgagcaatatcaggtctagtgcataccattgcatacattaagcttccgactgctgaagaataaggaactttagccatgttccctttctcctccactgttg of the Nicotiana tabacum cultivar K326 chromosome 7, ASM71507v2, whole genome shotgun sequence genome contains:
- the LOC107816475 gene encoding uncharacterized protein LOC107816475; translated protein: MAGNYVCNDVDSSNYIIDTGVTNHVTGNKDLLENLALVGNIGQVQFPTGDSIAITHRGNHQLSGGDVLSNVLCVPAFRFNLVSVSKLIKDLNCYVTFFPTFCVFQELLYGRVKEIDRELDGLYYIQSLAKNKRVAVPHSFAVTKGIARDGSTALWHKQMGHVHVSVLKRIPVFQGFIIMEKTQFQKIIKKFISDNGVEFFNKKNVDTHRESVIEECATVNTTEEHTIVNTESHEIDVRKSTRVSKPPAWLQDYIIPGKDKGVNCCRYPIYVVIGYDGLSFKYQSYLSKISIEEEPTSYGAAAKDTKWANPMKAEIKALEDNKTWDIVPLPKGKKVIGCKLIYKIKYNAS